Proteins encoded by one window of Chondromyces crocatus:
- a CDS encoding TMEM165/GDT1 family protein produces the protein MEALLQSFALVAVSEMGDKTQLLALVLALRYKRPWTIMAGILVATILNHGLASWVGGAVSARVPADVLRYALAAIFGAFAIWILIPDKDEDGPQNDRFGPFLTTLVAFFLAEMGDKTQLATVALGARFQAPVLVTIGTTLGMLFADGLAVVFGERLTQRIPMKWVRIFAACLFALFGIGVLLGF, from the coding sequence ATGGAAGCACTTCTTCAATCGTTCGCGCTCGTCGCTGTCTCCGAGATGGGGGACAAGACCCAGCTCCTCGCGCTGGTGCTGGCGCTCCGGTACAAGCGGCCCTGGACGATCATGGCGGGGATCCTCGTCGCCACGATCCTGAACCACGGGCTGGCGTCGTGGGTCGGCGGGGCGGTGTCGGCGCGGGTGCCCGCCGATGTGCTGCGCTACGCGCTCGCTGCGATCTTCGGGGCATTCGCGATCTGGATCCTGATCCCGGACAAGGACGAGGACGGTCCGCAGAACGATCGGTTCGGCCCGTTCCTGACGACGCTCGTCGCGTTCTTCCTCGCCGAGATGGGTGACAAGACGCAGCTTGCGACGGTGGCGCTCGGTGCGCGCTTCCAGGCGCCGGTGCTGGTGACGATCGGGACGACGCTCGGCATGCTGTTCGCCGACGGGCTCGCGGTCGTCTTCGGAGAGCGCCTGACGCAGCGCATTCCGATGAAGTGGGTGCGCATCTTCGCCGCATGCCTCTTCGCCCTGTTCGGGATCGGGGTGCTGCTGGGGTTCTGA
- a CDS encoding CAP domain-containing protein encodes MAFPRTLWLLSGVFGLSTALGCGGAPSSGPVNAEVGQGPTNTPDEATVPAIEVAGPEGPSSPDRSVSAPQRDGAAGKEAAARPKGLLGRADAEQYVLKIVNRDRAAQGLPPVRWDPTAAKAGQRHANDMAKLGFTGHTGSDASVPETRYTDAGGQGLVMENAGCFGDATARELDPDPRFTPESLERVQKQFMDEVPPADGHRRNILMPRHTAFGVGLAKVKGIDEVACMAQEFVDDYGRYDPLPARAKIGDTIRIAGEVRAPATFAGVGLSRVDPGKPRTPKELLAMGGYPIPAPYATYFPRGFKTPKPVEVTGNRFEIQLPLDDKGRAGRYGVSVWATFPGSKELVMISLRTITVEKK; translated from the coding sequence ATGGCTTTTCCCCGCACGCTCTGGCTTCTCTCCGGCGTCTTCGGGCTCTCGACGGCGCTCGGCTGTGGTGGCGCGCCTTCATCGGGACCTGTGAATGCGGAGGTAGGGCAGGGACCCACGAACACTCCCGACGAAGCCACCGTCCCAGCGATCGAGGTGGCCGGACCGGAGGGCCCCTCCTCTCCCGATCGATCCGTCAGCGCGCCGCAGCGCGACGGCGCGGCGGGCAAAGAAGCAGCCGCACGCCCCAAGGGGCTCCTCGGGCGTGCCGATGCGGAGCAGTACGTGCTGAAGATCGTCAACCGCGATCGCGCAGCGCAGGGCTTGCCGCCGGTGCGCTGGGATCCGACCGCCGCCAAGGCCGGCCAGCGTCACGCGAACGACATGGCGAAGCTCGGCTTCACGGGGCACACCGGCTCCGACGCCTCGGTCCCCGAGACCCGCTACACCGACGCGGGCGGCCAGGGGCTCGTCATGGAGAACGCCGGCTGCTTCGGCGACGCCACGGCGCGCGAGCTGGATCCGGATCCGCGCTTCACGCCCGAGAGCCTGGAGCGCGTGCAGAAGCAGTTCATGGACGAAGTCCCGCCCGCGGACGGCCACCGACGCAACATCCTCATGCCCCGGCACACCGCGTTCGGCGTCGGGCTCGCCAAGGTGAAGGGCATCGACGAGGTTGCGTGCATGGCGCAGGAGTTCGTCGACGACTACGGCCGGTACGATCCCCTCCCCGCCCGCGCCAAGATCGGCGACACGATCCGCATCGCGGGCGAGGTCCGCGCCCCCGCGACGTTCGCTGGCGTCGGGCTGTCGCGCGTCGACCCCGGCAAACCCCGCACCCCCAAGGAGCTGCTCGCGATGGGCGGCTACCCCATCCCCGCCCCTTACGCGACGTATTTTCCTCGCGGCTTCAAGACCCCGAAGCCCGTCGAGGTCACGGGCAACCGCTTCGAGATCCAGCTCCCGCTGGACGACAAGGGCCGCGCAGGGCGATATGGAGTGAGCGTCTGGGCCACGTTCCCGGGCTCGAAGGAGCTGGTCATGATCTCCCTCCGCACGATCACCGTGGAGAAGAAGTGA
- a CDS encoding NAD(P)/FAD-dependent oxidoreductase, with product MAARTHEGNRAQAQHVSHCVVLGGGYAGVLAAIRLAGKARRRRLPIKVTLVNASPHFVERVRLHEVAAGRQHAPLSIAKSLEGTGVALRVGWVRHVDAAAKRLEIAHAGGEQSQLSYDALLFAPGSVAAPSRVAGSDEHAFNPANAEGAERLRQRLSAARSGERVVVVGGGLTALEIATEIAEARPELSVSLATRGEFGGDLSPRGRAYLQKTFEELRIDVHARVSAREVLADRLVLAPEASSAPLTSLPADIVILATGFRPSALAEISGLEICPDGRLVVDDTLRSPAHPAIWGAGDAVAVVGEDGSFLRMSCATAMPQGVHAADAMIATLAGEPAPQFGFSYVVRCMSLGRRRGLIQVVDRHDRPQDRVFTGGFAAWIKEQVCAYTLLSLRAERALSGVYRWPGQQRASSASAPSVGRGKRGVGGLDAVAVR from the coding sequence ATGGCTGCAAGGACGCATGAAGGAAATCGGGCGCAAGCACAGCACGTCAGCCACTGCGTGGTGCTCGGAGGGGGGTACGCGGGCGTACTGGCTGCCATCCGGCTCGCGGGCAAGGCCAGGCGACGGCGGCTTCCGATCAAGGTGACGCTCGTCAACGCCTCCCCTCACTTCGTCGAGCGAGTCCGCCTCCACGAGGTCGCGGCAGGTCGGCAGCATGCGCCGCTCTCGATCGCGAAGTCGCTGGAGGGTACGGGCGTCGCGCTGCGCGTGGGCTGGGTTCGCCACGTCGATGCGGCGGCGAAGCGCCTGGAGATCGCTCACGCAGGCGGCGAGCAGAGCCAGCTCTCCTACGACGCCTTGCTGTTCGCGCCGGGGAGCGTCGCCGCGCCGAGCCGTGTGGCCGGGAGTGACGAGCATGCCTTCAATCCCGCCAACGCCGAGGGCGCAGAGCGGCTGCGGCAGCGGCTTTCAGCGGCGCGCTCCGGGGAGCGGGTGGTGGTGGTGGGTGGTGGGCTCACCGCGCTGGAGATCGCCACCGAGATCGCCGAGGCGCGCCCGGAGCTCTCCGTCTCGCTCGCCACGCGCGGCGAGTTCGGAGGTGACCTGTCGCCGCGGGGTCGCGCCTACCTCCAGAAGACCTTCGAGGAGCTTCGCATCGACGTGCACGCCAGGGTCAGCGCGCGCGAGGTGCTGGCGGATCGGCTCGTGCTCGCCCCCGAAGCGTCGAGCGCTCCGCTCACCTCGCTTCCTGCCGACATCGTCATCCTCGCCACCGGCTTCCGTCCTTCGGCGCTGGCGGAGATCTCCGGTCTGGAGATCTGCCCGGACGGGCGTCTCGTGGTGGACGACACGCTGCGGTCTCCGGCGCATCCCGCGATCTGGGGCGCTGGCGATGCCGTGGCGGTGGTCGGGGAGGACGGCTCCTTCCTCCGCATGAGCTGCGCGACGGCCATGCCGCAAGGCGTCCACGCCGCCGACGCGATGATCGCCACGCTCGCCGGGGAGCCTGCGCCGCAGTTCGGATTCTCGTACGTCGTCCGGTGCATGAGCCTGGGGCGTCGGCGCGGGCTCATCCAGGTCGTCGACCGACACGACCGCCCGCAGGATCGCGTCTTCACGGGAGGTTTCGCGGCGTGGATCAAGGAGCAGGTCTGCGCCTACACCCTCCTTTCCCTGCGCGCCGAGCGGGCCTTGAGCGGCGTCTACCGCTGGCCAGGCCAGCAGCGCGCGTCGAGCGCGTCCGCGCCCTCCGTAGGGCGAGGCAAGCGCGGTGTCGGCGGGCTCGACGCGGTCGCCGTGCGATGA
- a CDS encoding FHA domain-containing serine/threonine-protein kinase, producing MTKEPLPPIAVGTVINDRYEVQKHIGKGGMGEVFLAYDRSTQQPVALKLVPEPQRMPGDDEALRQEVILAQKARHPNVCRVFDLAPSLWGPIIVMEYIPGQTLHHVIRRRKQSSGFNAEEFRKIATDICAGLAAIHREDLVHGDLKPGNVMVSDDRAVILDFGFAQERARTAARRPGSPPDGGTPHYMSPERLRDGGSSPDDDVYALALTLWEMWTCRVPEPGSKPRVRSMRQQIVFDVPAMLTHDEIRQIFRAMNEDPAMRPQARHMRFFSPPQQSTIPLNLYREHLNPGPTPGIASSQHFTPGAQSLLITYATNAPEIVGALIPLERPELTMGRRSDQELRLGEPTVSSVHAILRWQAGSWVIEDQGSTNGTYADYPFERRRQLSIRHASDVQVGECRLKLVSFKPDSPHHQRAKRYLAKRDGLTELFVREHLMKAIDEDGLYADWAEAPMQVAIFQLRGANRQVNERPTILEMLALRRAAQGAVEKIEAQLLSLIPLTAGRTGPLRFAVSMVGVSQEEARQVLEQVLPQVQDSLPKSLELVATLVKLETGRPARTLLG from the coding sequence GTGACCAAGGAGCCTTTGCCCCCCATCGCCGTCGGAACGGTCATCAATGACCGCTACGAGGTCCAGAAGCACATCGGCAAGGGAGGCATGGGCGAGGTGTTCCTCGCCTACGATCGCTCCACGCAGCAGCCGGTGGCCCTCAAGCTCGTCCCCGAGCCGCAGCGCATGCCAGGCGACGACGAGGCCCTGAGGCAGGAAGTGATCCTCGCCCAGAAGGCGCGCCACCCCAACGTCTGCCGCGTCTTCGACCTCGCGCCGAGCCTGTGGGGCCCCATCATCGTGATGGAGTACATCCCGGGGCAGACGCTGCACCACGTCATCCGGCGCAGGAAGCAGTCCTCGGGGTTCAACGCCGAGGAGTTCCGCAAGATCGCGACCGACATCTGCGCGGGCCTCGCCGCCATCCACCGGGAAGACCTGGTCCACGGCGATCTCAAGCCCGGCAACGTCATGGTCTCCGACGACCGCGCCGTCATCCTCGACTTCGGCTTCGCCCAGGAGCGCGCCCGTACCGCGGCCCGGCGCCCTGGCTCTCCCCCTGACGGCGGCACGCCGCACTACATGTCGCCCGAGCGCCTGCGCGACGGCGGCTCGAGCCCGGACGACGACGTCTACGCCCTCGCCCTCACGCTCTGGGAGATGTGGACCTGCCGGGTCCCCGAGCCTGGCTCCAAGCCGCGCGTGCGCAGCATGCGCCAGCAGATCGTGTTCGACGTGCCGGCGATGCTCACGCACGACGAGATCCGCCAGATCTTCCGCGCGATGAACGAGGACCCGGCGATGCGCCCCCAGGCGCGTCACATGCGGTTCTTCAGCCCGCCGCAGCAGTCGACGATCCCGCTCAACCTCTACCGCGAGCACCTGAACCCGGGCCCCACGCCGGGTATCGCCTCCAGCCAGCACTTCACGCCGGGCGCCCAGTCCCTGCTCATCACGTACGCCACGAACGCCCCCGAGATCGTCGGCGCCCTCATCCCGCTCGAGAGGCCGGAGCTCACGATGGGCCGACGGAGTGATCAGGAACTGCGCCTCGGTGAGCCCACCGTGTCCTCCGTACACGCGATCCTCCGGTGGCAAGCCGGCTCGTGGGTGATCGAGGACCAGGGCAGCACGAACGGCACCTACGCCGACTACCCCTTCGAGCGGCGGCGGCAGCTCTCGATCCGCCACGCGAGCGACGTCCAGGTGGGCGAGTGCCGCCTGAAGCTCGTCTCGTTCAAGCCCGACTCACCGCACCACCAGCGCGCGAAGCGCTACCTCGCCAAGCGCGACGGTCTGACCGAGCTGTTCGTGCGTGAGCACCTGATGAAGGCCATCGACGAGGACGGCCTCTACGCCGACTGGGCCGAGGCCCCCATGCAGGTGGCCATCTTCCAGCTCCGCGGGGCCAACCGTCAGGTGAACGAGCGGCCCACCATCCTCGAGATGCTGGCGCTGCGCAGGGCGGCTCAAGGGGCCGTGGAGAAGATCGAAGCACAGCTCCTCAGCCTCATCCCGCTCACCGCGGGGCGGACGGGCCCCCTCCGATTCGCCGTATCGATGGTGGGTGTGAGCCAGGAAGAGGCGCGCCAGGTGCTGGAGCAGGTGCTCCCTCAGGTGCAGGACTCGCTACCGAAGTCCCTGGAGCTGGTCGCCACCCTCGTGAAGCTGGAGACGGGTCGCCCAGCCCGCACGCTGCTCGGCTAG
- a CDS encoding GspE/PulE family protein, which yields MSMGSAAPEDYDAVAVLDHLVRRAVSIGASDIHLEPKREGVRVRYRIDGVMTAQGSLPIELAPALVSRAKVLARMDMTERRLPQDGQFSLDLAGHPPIHLRASTFPSVHGEKLVLRVLLSQKLITLEKLGLGDGDFERLQRLADRPSGLILVCGPTGSGKTSTLYAMLKVMNTTELSVVTLEDPIEVEMPEITQGQANPRQGFTFAAGLRAILRQDPDVILVGEMRDPETAQIALQASLTGHLVLSTLHTSDAVETVARLIDLGAESWIVANALLAVVAQRLVRVLCNECAEEYPLEEDLIDEDGLVLIEEGTRLRRAKGCPACHSTGYRGRIGIFEVLEANDDLRELVKARAGKRELREVVNRMGLSPLRDAGIAKVKAGSTSLEEVMRVT from the coding sequence ATGTCGATGGGGTCCGCCGCGCCCGAGGACTACGATGCGGTCGCCGTCCTGGATCACCTCGTGCGCCGGGCCGTCTCGATCGGCGCCAGCGACATCCACCTCGAACCCAAGCGCGAAGGCGTGCGGGTGCGCTACCGCATCGACGGTGTGATGACGGCGCAGGGCTCGCTCCCCATCGAGCTGGCCCCCGCGCTGGTGAGCCGCGCCAAGGTGCTCGCCCGCATGGACATGACCGAGCGGAGACTCCCCCAGGACGGGCAATTCTCCCTCGATCTCGCCGGGCACCCGCCCATCCACCTGCGCGCTTCCACGTTTCCGAGCGTCCACGGCGAGAAGCTCGTGCTGCGCGTGCTGCTCAGCCAGAAGCTCATCACCCTGGAGAAGCTGGGCCTCGGCGACGGTGACTTCGAGCGCCTCCAGCGGCTGGCGGACCGGCCCTCGGGCTTGATCCTCGTCTGCGGACCGACCGGCTCCGGAAAGACGTCGACGCTCTACGCGATGCTCAAGGTCATGAACACCACCGAGCTCAGCGTGGTCACGCTCGAAGATCCCATCGAGGTGGAGATGCCCGAGATCACGCAAGGGCAGGCCAACCCGCGCCAGGGCTTCACCTTCGCTGCGGGCCTCCGCGCCATCCTCCGACAAGACCCGGACGTCATCCTGGTGGGCGAGATGCGCGACCCGGAGACGGCGCAGATCGCCCTCCAGGCGAGCTTGACTGGTCACCTCGTGCTCTCGACCCTGCACACCTCCGACGCCGTGGAGACCGTGGCGCGCCTCATCGATCTCGGCGCGGAGTCGTGGATCGTCGCCAACGCGCTCCTCGCGGTGGTCGCGCAGCGCCTGGTGCGCGTGCTCTGCAACGAGTGCGCAGAGGAGTACCCGCTGGAGGAGGATCTCATCGACGAGGACGGCCTGGTGCTGATCGAGGAAGGCACGAGGCTGCGCCGCGCCAAGGGATGCCCGGCCTGCCACAGCACCGGCTACCGGGGACGCATCGGCATCTTCGAGGTGCTGGAGGCCAACGACGATCTGCGCGAGCTGGTGAAGGCCCGCGCCGGCAAGCGCGAGCTGCGGGAGGTGGTGAACCGCATGGGGCTCTCCCCGCTGCGTGACGCTGGCATCGCAAAGGTGAAGGCGGGCAGCACGTCGCTCGAAGAGGTGATGCGCGTGACGTGA
- the sigJ gene encoding RNA polymerase sigma factor SigJ: MGMEVERFTEHRRTLFGIAYRMLGSATEADDIVQEAYLRARSAHEIPAAPGPWLATIVTRLCLDVLKSARARRETYVGTWLPEPVLTGEVVDLGARVSPLLGGADVDALEPGARLDAAESVSMALLVLLETLSPLERAAFVLRDVFDWEFDAIAAALERTPSTCRQLVHRARQHIASGQPRFRATEAERQRLLGAFVQALSEGDASKLASLFADDVVASSDGGGKVKAARRDVIGPDRVSRLLIGLGRLGAQAGMLFEFCSVNGGPALLLREHGRLVAVLGIEVSPAGASLIWMLRNPDKLGRLEATLAAEAGATLDGSREVERVGRGGELLN, translated from the coding sequence ATGGGCATGGAGGTCGAACGCTTCACCGAGCACCGGCGCACCCTCTTCGGCATCGCGTACCGCATGCTCGGCAGCGCCACCGAGGCCGACGACATCGTGCAGGAGGCTTACCTTCGTGCCCGATCGGCGCACGAGATTCCGGCTGCGCCCGGCCCGTGGCTCGCGACCATCGTCACCCGCCTCTGTCTCGACGTCCTCAAGTCCGCGCGCGCCCGGCGGGAGACCTACGTCGGGACATGGCTGCCCGAGCCCGTGCTCACCGGGGAGGTCGTCGATCTCGGCGCCCGCGTCTCACCTCTCCTCGGAGGCGCGGACGTGGACGCCCTGGAACCCGGTGCCCGCCTCGACGCCGCCGAGTCCGTCTCCATGGCCTTGCTGGTGCTGCTCGAGACACTGTCTCCGCTGGAGCGCGCGGCGTTCGTCCTCCGGGACGTGTTCGACTGGGAGTTCGATGCGATCGCGGCGGCACTGGAGCGTACGCCCTCCACCTGCCGGCAGCTCGTCCACCGCGCGCGGCAGCACATCGCCAGCGGACAACCACGCTTCCGCGCCACGGAGGCCGAGCGTCAGCGGCTGCTCGGTGCCTTCGTGCAGGCGCTCTCGGAAGGCGACGCGTCGAAGCTCGCCTCGCTCTTCGCGGACGACGTGGTGGCTTCCTCCGATGGCGGAGGCAAGGTGAAGGCCGCGCGGCGTGACGTCATCGGTCCGGATCGCGTGAGCCGTCTCCTCATCGGCCTCGGCCGACTGGGGGCGCAGGCCGGCATGCTCTTCGAGTTCTGCTCGGTCAACGGTGGCCCGGCATTGCTCCTGCGCGAACACGGCCGCCTGGTCGCGGTCCTCGGCATCGAGGTCTCTCCGGCGGGGGCCTCGCTGATCTGGATGCTGCGCAACCCCGACAAGCTCGGGCGCCTCGAAGCGACGCTCGCTGCAGAAGCGGGAGCCACACTGGACGGCAGCAGGGAGGTCGAGCGGGTGGGCCGCGGTGGCGAGCTACTGAACTGA
- a CDS encoding PQQ-dependent sugar dehydrogenase, with protein sequence MRSASAGAVVAAAAITNAACVTSHVQADRAPETASKASAHRAHAEAISVPAGYQVEAVATGLTAPVAVAFDDAGHVYVLEAGGTYEGASPPRLLEIGEAGALKAVATGTPVSKSGRGAPVRGGGGAPWTGVTWYEGAFYVAASGAREGGGQILRVTPEGSITPIVAELPTLGDHRASGPVIGPDGLLYFGIGSATNAGVVGADNVERGWVRRFPSFHDVACKNLVLMGDNYRTPNTLTRKPGSESITGGLVAFGERVDSGEKIEGKLPCTGAILRVPPTGGRPELVAWGFRDPFGLAFTPEGRLVATDTGMEPRGSRPVQNAPDVLWMIEEGRWYGFPDFAAGEPVWHPAGGALDRPPRLLATHPDTPPMPAVRFGLRSSPGRLDFSRSESFGYVGEAFVAQAGDPELKAGVQVVRVALDTGVVTPFAVNRAGPLPASQGEGGGLERPVDARFDPRGEALYVVDVGLLEGAEHKPVKGSGVLWRVTHTKPARAAHDKTPAVHEARRR encoded by the coding sequence ATGCGCTCAGCGAGCGCGGGGGCCGTCGTGGCCGCCGCAGCGATCACCAACGCCGCATGTGTCACGTCCCACGTGCAGGCGGACCGCGCGCCGGAGACGGCGAGCAAGGCGAGCGCACACCGCGCACATGCCGAGGCGATCTCGGTGCCGGCCGGCTACCAGGTCGAGGCAGTGGCGACCGGGTTGACGGCGCCGGTGGCCGTGGCGTTCGACGACGCCGGACACGTCTATGTGCTGGAGGCGGGCGGTACGTACGAAGGAGCGAGTCCTCCTCGCTTGCTGGAGATCGGTGAGGCCGGCGCGCTGAAGGCGGTGGCGACGGGGACCCCGGTCTCGAAGAGCGGTCGAGGCGCGCCGGTGCGCGGGGGCGGGGGGGCTCCCTGGACTGGTGTCACCTGGTACGAGGGGGCGTTTTACGTCGCAGCGAGCGGCGCGCGAGAGGGCGGGGGACAGATCCTGCGCGTCACGCCCGAGGGGTCGATCACCCCGATCGTCGCCGAGCTGCCGACGCTCGGTGATCATCGCGCGAGCGGGCCGGTGATCGGTCCGGACGGGTTGCTCTACTTCGGGATCGGCTCGGCGACGAACGCCGGCGTGGTGGGCGCGGACAACGTGGAGCGCGGCTGGGTGCGCAGGTTCCCGTCGTTCCACGACGTGGCCTGCAAGAACCTGGTGCTGATGGGGGACAATTACCGGACGCCCAACACGCTCACGAGGAAGCCTGGCTCGGAGTCGATCACGGGGGGGCTGGTGGCGTTCGGGGAGCGCGTGGACTCTGGCGAGAAGATCGAGGGCAAGCTGCCCTGCACGGGCGCGATCCTGCGTGTGCCGCCGACGGGGGGGAGGCCGGAGCTGGTGGCGTGGGGGTTTCGCGATCCCTTCGGTCTGGCGTTCACGCCGGAAGGGAGGCTGGTCGCGACGGACACGGGGATGGAGCCGCGTGGGAGCCGGCCGGTGCAGAACGCGCCCGACGTGCTGTGGATGATCGAGGAGGGGCGCTGGTACGGCTTCCCCGATTTCGCTGCGGGTGAGCCGGTGTGGCATCCAGCCGGTGGCGCGCTGGATCGGCCACCCAGGCTGCTGGCGACGCACCCGGACACGCCCCCCATGCCGGCGGTGCGCTTCGGGCTGCGTTCCTCGCCGGGGCGCCTCGACTTCTCGCGCAGTGAGTCGTTTGGCTATGTGGGCGAGGCGTTCGTCGCACAGGCCGGTGATCCCGAGCTGAAGGCCGGCGTGCAGGTGGTGCGCGTGGCGCTGGATACCGGGGTGGTGACGCCGTTCGCGGTGAACCGGGCGGGGCCGTTGCCGGCATCCCAGGGGGAAGGCGGAGGGCTGGAGCGGCCGGTGGATGCGCGCTTCGATCCTCGAGGGGAGGCGCTCTACGTCGTCGACGTGGGCCTGCTGGAGGGCGCCGAGCACAAGCCGGTCAAGGGATCCGGGGTGCTCTGGCGCGTGACGCACACGAAGCCAGCGCGCGCGGCGCATGACAAGACGCCTGCGGTCCACGAGGCGCGGCGGCGCTGA
- a CDS encoding C1 family peptidase: MRVGGWLKEEPDARDRSLASVEGVLKQRSGWSGVSAAGRHQIQEHTPVSSQGSLSACVANSWCDAMEILRGLERPDTVRQLSRLFLYWNARALHEATGIDKGTFIRAAAQQLRKLGICEEQFWPYEVSQVLKAPPASLYSMAAENRLTGFYRITAGGAERLRQIELALRSNHPVIFGTMVSKTFQAYRGGGHVQFIPPKEDWLGAHAMVLTGVDVGYGRRFLVRNSWGTVWGDEGHAWLDDSYLAWEQTQDLWVGTRMPELA, from the coding sequence ATGAGGGTCGGCGGTTGGCTCAAGGAGGAGCCGGACGCGCGTGATCGCAGCCTGGCCTCGGTGGAGGGGGTCCTGAAGCAGCGCTCGGGCTGGAGCGGCGTCTCGGCGGCGGGGCGGCACCAGATTCAGGAGCACACGCCCGTGTCGAGCCAGGGGTCGCTGAGCGCGTGCGTGGCGAACTCCTGGTGTGACGCGATGGAGATCCTGCGCGGGCTGGAGCGCCCGGACACGGTGAGGCAGCTCTCGCGGCTCTTTCTGTACTGGAATGCGCGCGCGCTGCACGAGGCGACCGGCATCGACAAGGGGACGTTCATCCGGGCGGCGGCGCAGCAGCTCCGGAAGCTGGGGATCTGCGAGGAGCAGTTCTGGCCCTACGAGGTGAGCCAGGTGCTGAAGGCGCCGCCGGCGAGCCTGTACTCGATGGCCGCCGAGAACCGGCTGACGGGCTTCTACCGGATCACCGCGGGGGGCGCGGAGCGGCTGCGCCAGATCGAGCTGGCCCTCCGGTCGAACCACCCCGTGATCTTCGGGACGATGGTGAGCAAGACCTTCCAGGCGTACCGAGGCGGGGGGCACGTGCAGTTCATCCCACCGAAAGAGGACTGGCTCGGCGCGCACGCCATGGTGCTCACCGGTGTGGACGTGGGCTACGGGCGTCGCTTCCTCGTGCGCAACTCGTGGGGGACGGTGTGGGGGGACGAGGGGCACGCGTGGCTCGACGACAGCTACCTCGCGTGGGAGCAGACGCAGGATCTCTGGGTGGGGACGCGGATGCCGGAGCTGGCGTGA
- a CDS encoding GreA/GreB family elongation factor — protein MDKHAVIAALRARIAEEIATMTRLAVEAAEAASHEENKPENDKDMRSTEASYIARGQATRARDLERSHGLLGALMLREFKPGDGIELSALVELKSRGSLIRCLIVPTAGGERVTIDGVEVQAVTPTSPLGAALIGLAEGDDVEVRTPQGTKVYEVISVR, from the coding sequence TTGGACAAACACGCCGTCATCGCCGCGCTCCGAGCGCGCATCGCAGAAGAGATCGCCACCATGACGCGCCTCGCGGTCGAGGCCGCCGAGGCCGCGTCGCACGAGGAGAACAAGCCCGAGAACGACAAAGACATGCGCTCCACCGAGGCGTCGTACATCGCGCGCGGCCAGGCGACCCGCGCACGCGATCTCGAGCGCTCGCACGGCCTGCTCGGCGCGCTCATGCTGCGCGAGTTCAAGCCCGGCGATGGCATCGAGCTGTCGGCGCTGGTGGAGCTCAAGAGCCGCGGGAGCCTCATCCGCTGTCTCATCGTGCCGACCGCAGGTGGCGAGCGCGTGACGATCGATGGCGTGGAGGTGCAAGCCGTCACGCCCACGAGCCCCCTCGGCGCTGCGCTCATCGGCCTCGCCGAAGGTGACGACGTCGAGGTCCGCACCCCGCAAGGGACCAAGGTCTACGAAGTCATCAGCGTTCGCTGA